DNA sequence from the Paenibacillus azoreducens genome:
AACCTGATTTCTTAGGAAAATGGTTACAAAATGCATATTTACTATTGACGACACTGTTAATTTACGATACATTTTGTATCATGTCAAGCGTTATTTATTTGAACTTGGAGTCGTATACGAAGGGTGGGTACGAATGAAGTACGGTCACCGGATTGCGGAGCTTCGCGAGCGGAAAGGCATGACCCAGGAGGAGTTGTCCGCTTCCATCGGAATCAGCAGGGCGGCTTTGTCTCATTATGAGAAAAACCGGCGTAAGCCGGACTATGAAACATTAAATCGGCTGGCGGATCTGTTTCAGGTCTCCATCGATTATTTGCTGGGAAGGAGAGATGCGCCCAGGGCTTCCGCAGAACCGGAGACGAATCTTTCAGAACCGTGAAGCAACACCTGAGCCATACATACGGAAAATGCGGGACATTGCAAGAAAAACTTCCGCTAATCGCGGTCTGGCTTCTAGGCGAATACATCGATAGACGTTTTACTTTAGATATAAGAAAGCATAAACTTGAGAACCACGCACCCTTATATCGCAAGAAAAACTTCCGCTAATCGCGGTCTGGCTTCTAGGCGAATACATCGATAAACGTTTTTCTTACAAACTAACTTTACTCATTGCAGGTTCAGCATGTATAATATAGTAGCAAACATATGTTTGCCTATTTCAACTTTGTCAGTCAGGGGAGGAACAATGAAAGGTTCAACACATCTGGCCATCGGCGTGGCCATTGGAGCGGCGGCGGCCGCATATTATCCATTCACGCTGCAAAATGCCGCCCTGTATGTGGCGATTTCCGCGCTGTCGGCACTTAGTCCCGACTTGGATGGCCCAAGCATGCTGAGTTCAAGAATCGGCCAGTTTTCCAAATGGCTGCGGGAAATGCTCTATTGGTCCGGGCTGCTTCTCATCGTTATTCTTGCCTGGTTATTTTTTGCGCAGGGTTATTTTTCCGCAGAGTATTCACTCGCCGCACTCAGCCTGTTTCTTCTCGGTCTGATCATTAAAGACGGTCTCATACGGAATATCCTCGTCAGCTGCATAGGCGGCCTGCTGCTTTATATCGGATTGTCGCAGCAGATGAGTTGGCTGATGGGCTTCGGCGCTTTCGTCGCAGTCGCCCCATGGCTTAAGCATCGCGGGCTGACGCATACGGTCTGGGCCCTGGTGCTTTGGGCCGCCATCGGCTCGGGACTTGAGCATCAGCTCCAGGTTGAAGGCATCATGACGGTCGCAACCGCCGGGTATCTGTCGCATTTGATTGCGGATTCGCTTACGCCAAGCGGCGTCAAATGGCTGTCTCCGATCTTCAACAAAGCGTTCAAGTTTCCGATTGTCTAACTGGACGGCATGATCGCTCAAGGTGAACAGCTGTAAGTAAAAATGATAACTTGCCACAAGCGTCCCGTCGTTCGTGATTAGAGTTTATCGAATGCCCCGGCCATCATTTGACGATCATTACCGCTTTCGTCCGCAACCAGGTTTACGTCTCTCCTGTTTCATTCACGTTCGAACAAAAAAGAAACCGTTCTTTTATGATTGGAGGTATCCTCATCCAGGTTGGATAGGAGTTAACGTTCAAATCATTAAGAACGGTTTTCTTCGTAATTATTATGTTTCATTCCTTACCTCCGACTAGGAAGTCCCCTGCAAATAGACCTGCTTATTTTTATCCTTATGTACAGGCTCTCATAAAAAAATGCGAAAGTGCAGGCTTTGGTTGTTACTTGCCATTCTAGATGAAAAAGGTTGCAAAAGTGCAGGCTTTTGCTGTTATTCGCCATTCTAGATGAAAAAGGTTGCGAGAAGCTTTGGTTGTTACTCGCCATTCAAGATGAAAAAGGTTGCGAAAGTGCAAGCTTTGGTTGTTACTTGCCATTCAAGATGAAAAGGTTGCGAAAGTGCAAGCTTTGGTTGTTATTCACCATTCTAGATGAAAAAGGTTGCGAAAGTGCAAGATTTTTCAGTTATTCAAGGCAAATATAGATGATCACCTTAAAAAGGTTGCACTTTTGCAGGAATTTCCTATATTTCTTATGAAATCAAGGAAAATGGATGCACTTTTGCAACTTTTTCTATCAAAGTAGGAGAAATGAGCGGCATAGACGCGTGAATAACATATAGCTGCTAATAACAAGTGCTTATAAAGTCTTATACAGTAACTTTTGGGCATTTCCCACCCGTTTGCGATGTGCAGCATCCTTTTCGAGATCCTTAGCTGTGTTGGCGTTTTGTCAGGGTACTGTCGATGATCAGCGTCATTCAGCCAGTCATTGCGTCATTTTTCCAATCACTTTGCTGCCTTCTACCGATTCATCTGCGCGGTACTGTCAATGTTAAACGTCGGTACTGCCGATAATCTGCCTCGTTCTGCCGAGGATCAGCTTTCTTCACAATTGGGATTTATGGCCCTAGCGACGTCGGCGTCGTCCCCCTTTCGAACAATCATGAATAGATTCCACTTCTATTTCCCATAATTTATCTCAGGCTTTCACTATGGCAGCTTGTTGGTCATGTTCGCGCGCTTCTTCACTTTTGCTCATCTTAAACACTAACTGTTCTATAACCTAACTCAAATTACGCCATAGGTTTTAAGCGTACATGTTCAAAACTGAATAAATTATGCGTTCCCCCATCTTAAAAAGGGTTATTATAGTAATAAGATAGTATGATGTTCCAATTTCCACATCCCACACTTTACTTAAGGAGCATTCGAACATTGGCGCATAAATCCATTTTTGCGGTATGGATCAGTTTGATCAGCAATATTTTGCTGACCGCGTTGAAAATTATAACCGGCTTTGTGTTTAACAGTAAGGTTCTCGTGGCGGACGGGATTCACAACGCCGGGGATGTGGTGGCAACCGTCGCCGCTTTAACTTCAGCAATGGTATCCCGCAAACCTGCGGATGAGGATCATCCATACGGCCATGGCAAAGCCGAAGCGATCGCCTCGGGATTCGTGGCTCTGATTCTGATCGTGGCTGCGCTTCTGATGGTGTATAAGTCCATTGAGTCGTTTTGGGAACCACCTGCCGCTGCCAGTTGGGTTGCCCTTGCCGCGGCGCTTGTTTCCCTGATCTGGAAGCAAGCTCTCTATATGTACTGCATCCGGGTCGGGAGAGCCGAAAACAGCCGCAGCCTGATCGCCACCGCTTACGATCATATTGCCGATGTATATGCGTCCGCAGCTGCCGTAATCGGTATCGGCATTGCTTTGGCCGGAGACTACTTTCATATTCCCTTTACGGAATACGGCGATTCGGCCGCAGGCATCATCGTCTCTTATCTCGTCATCCGGCTCGGTTTCAAAATGGGGCGTGAAGCCATCGACATCCTGATGGATAAAAATATCACGCCCGAAAAGCTAACCGAGCTGAGCTCTATTATCTACTCCGTTCCCAACGTCAAGCGGGTGGACAGCATTC
Encoded proteins:
- a CDS encoding metal-dependent hydrolase; the encoded protein is MKGSTHLAIGVAIGAAAAAYYPFTLQNAALYVAISALSALSPDLDGPSMLSSRIGQFSKWLREMLYWSGLLLIVILAWLFFAQGYFSAEYSLAALSLFLLGLIIKDGLIRNILVSCIGGLLLYIGLSQQMSWLMGFGAFVAVAPWLKHRGLTHTVWALVLWAAIGSGLEHQLQVEGIMTVATAGYLSHLIADSLTPSGVKWLSPIFNKAFKFPIV
- a CDS encoding cation diffusion facilitator family transporter, producing MAHKSIFAVWISLISNILLTALKIITGFVFNSKVLVADGIHNAGDVVATVAALTSAMVSRKPADEDHPYGHGKAEAIASGFVALILIVAALLMVYKSIESFWEPPAAASWVALAAALVSLIWKQALYMYCIRVGRAENSRSLIATAYDHIADVYASAAAVIGIGIALAGDYFHIPFTEYGDSAAGIIVSYLVIRLGFKMGREAIDILMDKNITPEKLTELSSIIYSVPNVKRVDSIRARELGNAIIVDVKVSVPNQLTVKQGHDVSREVKKTIMRRMKHVGDVMVHLNPWYADGEEE